In one Denitratisoma sp. genomic region, the following are encoded:
- a CDS encoding metallophosphoesterase translates to MRIYAVSDLHLEMSNWMPTPSTVAAADLVVLAGDICRHTHGLEWARTAFADKRIVYVAGNHEFYFAHLRGLAAQMRKAALDLGIDFLDNDEVVVGGVRFLGSTLWTDFDLFGPEAAFAARRQAARSMNDFRTIRTGTGGYLLPEQTVELHRTSRAWLKGKLAEPFAGKTVVVTHHAPSLASIAPWWQNDLLTAAFASNLDPLVARADLWLHGHTHAFADHRVGDCRVVCNPRGYVRDGRALERTGWNPELIVEV, encoded by the coding sequence ATGAGGATATACGCGGTAAGCGACCTGCACCTCGAGATGAGCAACTGGATGCCCACGCCCTCCACGGTGGCGGCGGCGGACCTCGTCGTGCTGGCCGGGGACATCTGCCGGCACACCCATGGCCTGGAGTGGGCCAGGACAGCGTTCGCCGACAAACGGATCGTCTACGTCGCCGGCAATCACGAGTTCTACTTCGCCCACCTGCGGGGCCTGGCGGCGCAGATGCGCAAGGCGGCGCTCGATCTGGGCATCGACTTCCTGGACAACGACGAAGTGGTCGTCGGGGGCGTAAGGTTCCTCGGCAGCACCCTGTGGACCGACTTCGATCTGTTCGGGCCCGAGGCGGCGTTCGCCGCGCGCCGGCAAGCGGCGCGCTCGATGAACGACTTCAGGACGATCCGCACGGGCACGGGCGGCTATCTGCTGCCCGAGCAGACGGTGGAGCTGCACCGGACGAGCCGCGCATGGCTGAAGGGAAAGCTCGCCGAGCCCTTCGCCGGCAAGACCGTGGTGGTGACCCACCACGCGCCGAGCCTGGCGAGCATCGCCCCCTGGTGGCAGAACGACCTGCTGACGGCGGCCTTCGCCAGCAACCTCGACCCCCTGGTGGCCCGGGCCGACCTGTGGCTGCACGGGCACACGCACGCCTTCGCCGACCACCGGGTGGGGGACTGCCGGGTGGTGTGCAATCCGCGCGGCTATGTGCGGGACGGCCGGGCGCTAGAGAGGACGGGCTGGAATCCGGAACTCATCGTGGAGGTATAG
- a CDS encoding TolC family protein, with translation MLLAGLAIAWPVYSQTLGEALEQAWTRHPQAAAVSAREDEARARADVAAGITPGPASLSLSSLNDRLNRNRGKQEWEAEMAVPLWLPGQQSARVAEAESTFAEVAARRAALRLQIAGEVREAWWAVADARNARDLARRRATTAGALEADVLRRFKAGDLARIDANLAQGERLAAEAESIEAEAALLQAEQLYRNLTGAAAPSVLASEAVIAAREPAENHPQLSAVAASARTARAKLRVAEETRRDAPEIALRVVRERGEFSEPYANMIGVKLTIPFSSGARVRQENAAARAEASQADAELALARLRLQLDTEKARLDLAAAERQFAMAKERRELTADNLRLAEKAFSLGESDLTTLLRVRAGAFEAEAFLNRQQVARAAAQSRLKQILGVLP, from the coding sequence ATGCTGCTGGCCGGGCTGGCAATCGCCTGGCCGGTGTATAGCCAGACGCTCGGCGAGGCGCTGGAGCAGGCCTGGACACGCCACCCGCAGGCAGCCGCTGTCTCGGCACGCGAGGATGAAGCGCGGGCCCGCGCCGACGTGGCGGCCGGTATCACCCCCGGCCCGGCCTCGCTGTCCCTCTCCAGCCTGAACGATCGGCTCAATCGCAATCGCGGCAAACAGGAATGGGAGGCCGAAATGGCCGTTCCGCTCTGGCTGCCGGGGCAGCAGTCGGCGCGCGTCGCCGAGGCGGAGAGTACGTTCGCGGAAGTCGCCGCCCGCCGCGCTGCCCTGCGTCTGCAGATCGCGGGTGAGGTGCGCGAAGCCTGGTGGGCCGTTGCCGACGCTCGCAATGCCCGCGACCTGGCCAGGCGTCGGGCGACGACGGCCGGCGCGCTGGAGGCGGATGTGCTGCGCCGCTTCAAGGCCGGCGATCTGGCGCGGATCGATGCCAATCTGGCGCAAGGCGAACGCCTTGCCGCGGAAGCGGAATCGATCGAGGCGGAGGCCGCGCTGCTGCAGGCGGAACAGCTCTACCGCAATCTCACGGGCGCCGCCGCGCCCTCCGTGCTGGCGTCGGAGGCCGTCATTGCGGCGCGCGAGCCGGCGGAAAACCATCCGCAACTGTCTGCAGTTGCCGCATCGGCCCGGACGGCACGCGCCAAACTCAGGGTCGCCGAGGAAACCCGCCGCGATGCCCCGGAGATCGCGCTGCGCGTGGTGCGCGAGCGGGGAGAGTTCTCCGAGCCTTACGCCAACATGATCGGCGTCAAGCTGACGATCCCCTTCTCCTCCGGCGCGCGCGTGCGCCAGGAAAACGCCGCCGCCCGCGCCGAGGCATCCCAGGCCGATGCCGAACTGGCGCTGGCCCGGCTCAGGCTGCAGCTCGACACGGAAAAGGCCCGCCTCGATCTCGCTGCCGCGGAGCGCCAGTTCGCCATGGCAAAGGAACGCCGCGAACTGACTGCCGACAACCTGCGCCTCGCCGAGAAGGCCTTCTCGCTCGGCGAATCGGACCTGACGACGCTGCTGCGCGTGCGCGCCGGCGCCTTCGAGGCCGAGGCCTTCCTCAACCGTCAGCAGGTCGCGCGCGCCGCGGCCCAATCCCGTCTCAAACAAATTCTGGGGGTTCTGCCTTGA
- a CDS encoding heavy metal sensor histidine kinase → MRPRSITFRLTLFFSTASTLVLLAIAYWVGATVEMHFEEQDQHEFEGKLTLIRHALSKAHSPDELAATAQRIEDALVGHHGLTVSVAELGPRTLFATPDAALLAPLMQSRAGQEAGKPSKPHVWSSEGQTYRGIVALAQTGMPDAPPFTVALALDIGHHLEFLAAFRKSLWLAVVVCILLTALLGWTAARRGLAPVRDMARVAHGISASRLENRLPLDTVPAELTKLAVAFNDMLGRLEDSFRRLSDFSSDLAHELRTPISNLMTQTQVALTKTRSADEYREVLYSNLEEYDRLARMIGDMLFLAKADHGLIVPQSEPVSLAEEVRQLFDYYSALSEERGVHLELEGDGLVRGDKSILRRALDNLLSNAIRHTPRGNAINVRIDLPALGNIRLAIENPGETIPPEHLPRLFDRFYRVDASRQRTHEGAGLGLAIAKSIVEAHQGTISVRSVNCLTRFEIVLPAS, encoded by the coding sequence ATGCGCCCGAGGTCGATCACCTTCCGGCTCACGCTGTTCTTCTCAACCGCCTCGACTCTCGTCCTCCTGGCGATCGCCTACTGGGTCGGCGCCACCGTGGAGATGCATTTCGAGGAGCAGGATCAGCACGAATTCGAGGGCAAACTGACGCTGATCCGACACGCCCTCTCGAAAGCGCACTCGCCGGACGAACTGGCCGCCACCGCCCAACGCATCGAAGATGCCCTCGTCGGGCACCACGGTCTTACCGTTTCGGTCGCCGAGCTGGGACCGCGAACGCTGTTCGCCACGCCGGATGCGGCGCTGCTCGCCCCGCTCATGCAGAGCCGCGCCGGCCAGGAAGCCGGCAAGCCGTCGAAGCCGCATGTGTGGTCATCGGAAGGACAGACTTACAGAGGCATCGTCGCACTGGCGCAGACCGGCATGCCGGATGCCCCCCCCTTCACGGTCGCCCTCGCTCTGGATATCGGCCACCACCTGGAGTTTTTGGCGGCATTCCGCAAAAGCCTCTGGCTTGCCGTCGTCGTCTGCATCCTGCTCACGGCGCTGCTGGGCTGGACCGCAGCGCGCCGGGGACTAGCGCCGGTGCGCGACATGGCGCGCGTGGCGCACGGCATTTCCGCCAGCAGGCTGGAAAACCGGCTGCCGCTCGATACCGTACCGGCCGAATTGACGAAGCTGGCGGTCGCCTTCAACGACATGCTCGGCCGGCTCGAGGATTCCTTCCGCCGCCTGTCGGATTTCTCCTCGGATCTGGCCCACGAACTGCGCACACCCATCAGCAATTTGATGACCCAGACCCAGGTAGCCCTTACCAAGACACGCTCGGCCGATGAATATCGTGAAGTGCTCTATTCGAACCTGGAGGAATACGACCGGCTCGCCCGCATGATCGGCGACATGCTGTTCCTGGCGAAGGCGGATCACGGTCTGATCGTACCGCAAAGCGAGCCGGTCAGCCTTGCCGAGGAAGTGCGGCAGCTTTTCGACTATTACAGCGCGCTGTCGGAAGAGCGGGGAGTTCATCTCGAACTCGAAGGCGATGGTTTGGTGCGGGGCGACAAATCGATACTACGCCGTGCGCTCGACAACTTGCTTTCGAATGCCATTCGGCATACACCGCGCGGCAACGCAATCAATGTGCGCATTGACCTTCCGGCTCTGGGGAATATCCGTCTGGCAATCGAGAATCCGGGTGAAACAATTCCGCCCGAACATCTACCCCGCTTGTTTGACCGCTTCTATAGGGTCGACGCGTCTCGTCAAAGGACGCATGAAGGCGCCGGGTTGGGGTTAGCTATCGCCAAGTCAATTGTCGAGGCGCATCAGGGTACGATAAGCGTCAGATCGGTAAATTGTTTGACTCGTTTCGAGATAGTGTTGCCGGCAAGCTGA
- a CDS encoding efflux RND transporter periplasmic adaptor subunit yields MNLAAVVTAALLGLAAGRAIAHGDEDHSQDKKPAAAVKPAAAGALPAEATAAQRLPDGSLFVPKAVQRQLGLRHVVAEIKDLAATVEFNGKVIADPNAGGRIQATQSGRIEAGPKGLPTLGQKVSRGQVLAFLRPTASSIERGNQQAQFAEIDAQLAIAERKQARYEQLEGVVSKAAIETARFEVASLKKRRAAVGASIGAAEPLVAPVSGVIGAASVVAGQVVEAKEILFEVIDPARLAVEALAYDAALIEGIARASAPLPGGALELQFVGGGRQLREQAIPLLFRVVPPHPQPLSREGRGEHPKGTSYGARRESLRDSNWTAPVAVGQPLKVIAQTSRTVKGAALPQAALVKVSAGETAVWVRDGAERFVLRKVSVAPLDAARATAISGINNGERIVTEGAGLLAQVR; encoded by the coding sequence ATGAATCTTGCGGCCGTTGTCACGGCCGCCCTATTGGGGCTTGCCGCAGGGCGGGCCATCGCCCACGGCGACGAGGATCACAGCCAGGACAAGAAGCCCGCGGCCGCCGTCAAGCCCGCTGCGGCCGGGGCGCTGCCCGCCGAAGCGACGGCGGCGCAGCGGCTCCCCGACGGCAGCCTGTTCGTGCCGAAGGCGGTGCAGCGCCAGCTCGGCCTGCGCCATGTGGTGGCCGAAATCAAGGATCTGGCGGCGACCGTCGAATTCAACGGCAAGGTCATCGCCGACCCGAACGCCGGCGGGCGCATCCAGGCGACCCAGTCCGGCCGCATCGAAGCCGGGCCGAAAGGACTGCCGACGCTGGGACAGAAGGTCTCCAGGGGACAGGTGCTCGCCTTCCTGCGCCCCACGGCATCGAGCATTGAGCGCGGCAACCAGCAGGCGCAGTTCGCCGAGATCGATGCGCAGCTCGCCATCGCCGAGCGCAAGCAGGCCCGCTATGAGCAGCTTGAGGGCGTCGTGTCGAAAGCGGCCATCGAGACGGCCCGCTTCGAGGTGGCGTCGCTGAAGAAGCGCCGCGCCGCCGTCGGCGCCAGCATTGGCGCAGCGGAACCGCTTGTCGCGCCGGTGTCCGGCGTGATCGGCGCCGCCAGCGTGGTGGCCGGCCAGGTGGTGGAGGCGAAGGAGATCCTGTTCGAGGTGATCGACCCCGCGCGCCTGGCGGTGGAGGCGCTGGCCTACGATGCGGCGCTGATCGAGGGCATCGCCCGTGCCTCCGCGCCGCTGCCCGGCGGCGCGCTGGAATTGCAGTTCGTCGGCGGCGGCCGGCAATTGCGCGAACAGGCCATTCCCTTGCTGTTCCGCGTCGTTCCCCCTCACCCCCAGCCCCTCTCCCGCGAGGGGAGAGGGGAGCACCCCAAGGGTACTTCCTACGGGGCGCGTCGTGAGTCGCTGCGCGATTCCAATTGGACGGCTCCGGTGGCGGTCGGCCAGCCGCTCAAGGTGATCGCCCAGACCTCGCGTACCGTCAAGGGCGCGGCGCTGCCGCAGGCCGCGCTGGTGAAAGTCAGTGCCGGCGAGACGGCGGTGTGGGTGCGCGACGGGGCGGAACGCTTCGTTCTGCGCAAAGTGAGCGTGGCGCCGCTCGACGCGGCCCGCGCGACGGCGATTTCCGGAATCAACAACGGCGAACGCATCGTCACCGAAGGCGCCGGCCTGCTCGCCCAGGTCAGATAG
- a CDS encoding heavy metal response regulator transcription factor, with amino-acid sequence MKILIVEDEQKTGDYLKQGLSEAGFVADLVRDGVDGRHLALTDDYDLVVLDVMLPGLDGWQVLREIRQAGRHMPVLFLTARDQVEDRVKGLELGADDYLVKPFAFSELLARVRTLLRRGKSKEPELLQVADLDLDLLRRRVTRAGKRIDLTAKEFALLELLLRRQGEVLPRSLIASQVWDMNFDSDTNVIEVAMRRLRAKIDDDFEPKLIRTVRGMGYVLEVPEAA; translated from the coding sequence ATGAAAATCCTGATCGTCGAAGACGAGCAAAAGACCGGCGACTACCTGAAGCAGGGCCTGTCCGAGGCCGGCTTCGTGGCGGACCTGGTGCGCGACGGGGTTGACGGCAGGCACCTGGCGCTGACCGACGACTACGATCTGGTGGTGCTCGATGTCATGCTGCCGGGACTGGACGGCTGGCAGGTGCTGCGGGAAATCCGGCAGGCGGGGCGGCACATGCCCGTGCTGTTCCTGACCGCCCGCGACCAGGTCGAAGACCGGGTGAAGGGACTGGAACTGGGCGCGGACGATTACCTCGTCAAGCCGTTCGCTTTCTCGGAACTGCTGGCGCGGGTGCGCACGCTCCTGCGCCGGGGCAAATCCAAGGAACCTGAACTGCTCCAGGTTGCCGACCTGGATCTGGACCTCCTGCGGCGCCGGGTGACGCGCGCCGGAAAGCGCATCGATCTCACCGCCAAGGAATTCGCGCTGCTCGAACTGCTGCTGCGCCGCCAGGGCGAGGTGCTGCCACGTTCGCTGATCGCCTCCCAGGTCTGGGACATGAATTTCGACAGCGACACCAATGTCATCGAAGTTGCCATGCGGCGGCTGCGGGCGAAGATCGACGACGATTTCGAGCCCAAGCTGATCCGCACCGTCCGCGGCATGGGTTACGTCCTCGAAGTCCCGGAAGCGGCGTGA
- a CDS encoding AAA family ATPase, whose amino-acid sequence MERFRVEPGWLPRRLTVARVDLGNGEKTRLLVSHEKGWQGLLELAGRVLGAPEDETLRHLLAAYLYADSRAHGEANPARIARVLLDDEEDAAALLQKVTAIGIKKFREAGWRYPLVRRLAHLVRRTPGEGELPWVDFGDWLDAAERVARSSNSDHADRKNLIAGHVPRSGFNRRFAQAPEPAAIELLAEEFPNFAPVAEHYAAQVAIAKLGNGRLRLLPVLLLGEAGIGKTAFSQRLAEVLGVRRFEVAFGHATQGGSLGGLSSFWGNGKQGAVFDALLLGREMNPVFLLDEIDKAVESSRYDPLGCLYALLEAESARRFTDEFAELPIDAGWFSWVATANDLERLPAPIQSRLVVFEVRRPTACELRQIGRRQYRRLIETYGLGGQLPGEPPPALLEGAVASPRELGLVLQTAIGRMARDRLAGKAVRVEGLELEMRRESRRMGFI is encoded by the coding sequence ATGGAACGCTTTCGGGTTGAACCGGGCTGGCTGCCGCGCCGGCTGACGGTGGCGCGCGTCGATCTCGGCAATGGCGAGAAGACGCGCCTCCTGGTCTCCCACGAGAAGGGCTGGCAGGGCCTGCTCGAGCTCGCCGGACGCGTCCTCGGCGCGCCCGAGGACGAGACCCTGCGCCATCTTCTCGCCGCCTATCTCTACGCAGACAGCCGGGCCCACGGCGAAGCGAACCCCGCCCGCATCGCACGCGTTCTCCTCGACGACGAGGAGGACGCGGCCGCTCTGCTGCAGAAGGTCACGGCTATCGGCATCAAGAAGTTCCGCGAGGCCGGTTGGCGCTATCCGCTGGTGCGCAGGCTCGCCCATCTGGTCCGGAGGACGCCTGGCGAAGGAGAGCTGCCCTGGGTCGACTTCGGCGACTGGCTGGACGCGGCCGAACGCGTCGCGCGGTCGAGCAACAGCGATCACGCCGACCGGAAGAACCTGATCGCCGGCCACGTCCCGCGCTCGGGATTCAACCGACGCTTCGCGCAGGCGCCGGAACCGGCCGCGATCGAGCTTCTCGCCGAGGAGTTTCCCAACTTCGCGCCGGTGGCGGAGCACTACGCCGCCCAGGTGGCCATCGCAAAGCTGGGCAACGGCCGGCTGCGCCTGCTGCCGGTGCTGCTTCTGGGAGAAGCCGGCATCGGCAAGACGGCCTTCTCGCAGCGGCTGGCCGAGGTCCTGGGGGTGCGCCGCTTCGAGGTGGCCTTCGGCCACGCCACGCAGGGCGGGAGTCTGGGCGGGCTGTCCAGCTTCTGGGGCAACGGCAAACAGGGGGCGGTCTTCGACGCCCTGCTCTTGGGGCGGGAGATGAACCCGGTCTTCCTGTTGGACGAGATCGACAAGGCGGTGGAGTCCTCCAGGTACGACCCGCTGGGCTGTCTCTACGCCCTGCTGGAAGCGGAGAGCGCCCGGCGTTTCACGGACGAGTTCGCCGAGCTGCCGATCGACGCCGGCTGGTTCTCCTGGGTGGCGACGGCGAACGATCTCGAGCGCCTGCCGGCGCCGATCCAAAGCCGCCTGGTGGTGTTCGAAGTGCGCCGGCCGACCGCTTGCGAGCTGCGCCAGATCGGCCGCAGGCAGTACCGGCGGCTGATCGAGACTTACGGCCTCGGCGGGCAGCTGCCTGGGGAACCGCCGCCGGCGCTCCTGGAGGGCGCCGTGGCCAGCCCGCGCGAGCTGGGTCTCGTGTTGCAGACGGCCATCGGCCGCATGGCACGGGACCGCCTGGCGGGCAAGGCCGTGCGGGTCGAGGGACTGGAGTTGGAGATGCGCCGGGAGTCCCGACGCATGGGGTTCATTTGA
- a CDS encoding metallophosphoesterase, translating to MRLHVLNDLHLEFARWPREIDANATDADVTVLAGDIGVGLQGITWALSSFRRPVVYVLGNHEYYGQRLMPELLAAAREKCRGTQVHLLENDAVVIDGVRFLGCTLWTDFALFDEEERNVRAMEEAGMKMGDFHRIMAGRRDRGYGKNKLIPFTPRMAITRHQESRAWLEAELFKPHDGPTVVVTHHAPSARSLTYQEPSWLLDAAYASNLDHLMGEERVRLWVHGHTHLATVYEIEGTRVISNPRGYVPGEMVGDFSPSLVIRM from the coding sequence GTGCGGCTTCACGTCCTGAACGACCTCCACCTAGAGTTCGCCCGCTGGCCGCGCGAGATCGATGCCAATGCGACCGACGCCGATGTCACGGTTCTCGCCGGCGACATCGGCGTCGGGCTGCAGGGGATTACCTGGGCCCTCTCCTCGTTCCGCCGGCCGGTGGTCTACGTCCTCGGCAACCACGAGTATTACGGCCAGCGGCTGATGCCGGAGCTGCTCGCAGCGGCGCGGGAGAAGTGCCGGGGTACGCAGGTGCATTTGCTGGAGAACGACGCCGTGGTGATTGATGGCGTGCGTTTCCTCGGCTGCACGCTATGGACGGATTTCGCGCTCTTCGATGAAGAGGAGCGGAACGTCCGGGCGATGGAGGAGGCCGGGATGAAGATGGGCGACTTCCATCGGATCATGGCGGGACGCCGGGACAGGGGCTACGGGAAGAACAAGCTGATTCCGTTCACGCCGCGGATGGCGATCACCCGCCACCAAGAGAGCCGCGCCTGGCTGGAGGCGGAGCTCTTCAAGCCCCACGACGGGCCGACCGTGGTGGTGACGCATCACGCGCCGAGCGCGAGAAGTCTCACCTACCAGGAGCCTTCCTGGCTGCTGGACGCGGCTTACGCTTCGAATCTGGATCATCTGATGGGTGAGGAGCGTGTGCGGCTGTGGGTGCATGGGCATACGCACCTGGCGACGGTCTATGAGATCGAAGGAACGCGGGTGATAAGCAATCCGCGGGGGTATGTTCCGGGGGAGATGGTGGGCGATTTCAGTCCATCCTTGGTGATTCGGATGTAA